In Lycium ferocissimum isolate CSIRO_LF1 chromosome 7, AGI_CSIRO_Lferr_CH_V1, whole genome shotgun sequence, the sequence acttggcctcagctAGCAAGTATGCCCTCCGTAGGTGTGCACAAATATGCACCTCAAGTCGTTTCCACTTTGTCACCACTTTGTCAATTGAACACTCTAACTTGCAAAATGATATCTAAATCACCTCCAAAATTTATATGTATTATGCCTGTAATAAAACTGTTATTCTATTTATGGCTCCTTGAGGGTATGCCAAGTTAATACAGGACAAGTAAAAACGGACAGGAGACAGTACTCAAATTAGATCATCCATCTTTGTTTTCCACATCACGCgaataatatccataatgtgCTTAACATAACTACAATAcctaagcaaaaaaaaaaaaaaagagtaattaACTTTAAGTTACCTTTTGCTCTATCATCTACTTCCAAAGCTATATCAGCGAATAACTCTTGCAATAAGTTACGCCTCAGCGATGGCGAAGTCAATGcctataaaaaagaaaaaactcaaTTAgacaataaaaaaattaaaattaaaattcaaaaaaaatgaaattcaaaaGAACGAAACGAAGCATCTATACGTACACGTTGAAGCTTTTTTTCAATCTCTTGTGTGAGAGCTGTAAGGTAAGCAGTGCTTCGAGCTGTTGAAATTGTAGCCATTGTTAATCTCGTTtgatttcttcttcaaaataAACGTAACATTGAAGGAAACAAAGGAATTTCCCTAAATGTAATTGTGGATTATGGATCCAATGGaggattttcaaataaagtttGCGGTGAGACAAGACTTTTTTACATTTACAGTGAGATTAATATTTGGAAGTAAATGAGATGAGACTTCATAAATtgatttaattactttttgACATTTGAAGGTAtgaatttgtttgttttaaagtGGCGTTGAAGGGAAGGAataggagaagaaaaaaaaaaaactaattggAATATTTGAGCAAATGTGTATGTGGCGGGGGGAAGGAAAAGTAGTGGCTTTAATGGGAAGGAAATGGGGCAGATGGCTTGTGGCATATTTATACACGTGGGCTGTGCATTACTTTGGATAATGCAATTAACCGAGAAGATCCACAGATCTCGTTTCTCATGTGCCGACATATAGAAGAAATTGCACGtcttggcctttttttttttctctgccTGACCCGATATTCGCATTAGAGTCTGATTATATTTGAATTCGCATAGCATAGAGCTCATTTTCAGAAGAAACGCTTactatcaaatatttttttcatacaCAGAGCTCGAACTCGAGACTTCTGATTAAGAAAGGAGGCACGACTTGCCCTTCAATTgagctagtctttaatttttatttttttaacaattgaatttatacttAACGGATTAAGAGCGCGGACATAAATTATCAAATATTatgatgcaaaaatataaatacatattgtAGAAAAAATTACTTTAGTATCAAATATTatgatgcaaaaatataaatacatatttacgTAAATAGATATTTAAGTTACTCTCTTGGATGTCCTAATTTAAAAATACTCTCGCTTTTTAGTTTGTTCCAAAAATGACATCaccttctatatttagaaacaatttaactttataaaataatttaccAGCATACAGatatttaaatctttttttggaccataaatttaaaaatatttatttctttcttaattttcaTGCCTTTTCAGATGGAATTGAGTCGAAGGAGTATCTATTATGAAAGGGCAAATATTAAAAACCAGCACAAAATAAGGGTTTAAGTGACAATGACCCTCACACATACTCTACTTTTGGTGCTCAAGGTTAATGATTGATAAGGTAAACGTTTTCAAATTTTGCCGTTGTCAGAAGTTCACATCATCCACCTAATTTAACGGGTTATTACTTTCTAACTAACTAATGTCCGGCAATCAAAATCATATTTGGAATTTTAGATCATCACATTAGCAATCAAATCATATTTGGAACATGCTTTTTTAGATCATCACGTTAGCAATCAAAGTCATACTTGGAACATGCTTTTTAGATCATCACATTAAACTTGCTATTGAGATTACCTGTTACTGTAATCAGTTTAACTTGATGAAACAAAATTTATATCAATAATACACGAAACTTGAACTTTTATATAATGAATCGATTTGGACTATGTGGTCCTTAGGCGACTCTAAAAGTGAAATCTAAGTTCggaaaatttgtcaaaaatattCTAGCgtattgaaaataatttaaatttgtcGTTATTTTATCTATTGAGCAATAATTATCTTCACGTTAATTTGGGTCGTTTACACCTTTGCCCCTATTTTTGTGCCtgttttcaatttgttttcttttaaaatcgaacttatgcttAGAGGGGCATAAGTTACGCATCATAATATTTACAAGTTATGTCAGCGCCCTTAAAGAActcgattttgaaggacaaaattaaagaccaacccatttaaagggcaaaaattaaagaccaatccatttgaagggcaaactgtgcaattatttcttaatttttgcgTTAAATGCCTCTCCTTCTAAGTTCTACCTATTGAACTCTAACCGTCTTTAATGttaatttttgggttaaaattcTCCTTCTTTTAAAAGAATTGTCAGATGGTACATGTGCGGCTTTAATTAAACAGGTGACATTGATTTATTAATCCACGTGATTCCAACTATAAATAATTCGGCCTTTCCTGATTAACCTAAAATAACTAAAACTTGTTTATTCATACTCACCATATTTTGCGATTGAACGTATTTACAAGACAATGCAATAATGTCTTTTTCCGTTTGAAGATGCGATGTTTGGTTCAAAATCCAAACAAGCTCAATCTATTATTAGGTCTGGGTTCTACTCTGCTTCTTCATCCTTTAACATTGATGGGTTCTTAGAAATTCATCCCCAAATAATTCCAAACAAATAGGTGGATTTACGTATGAGTTGAATCAGTGGTGTGTCTAGCATTACAAGTGGGGGTTCAATGAAACCCTAACTTTCGATTCgaagtataaatttatgtgtaaaaaattattaaaatggTAATAAACAAGAATATGAactcataactttaaaaatatagtgGGTTTAATACTAAAATCTTAAGACTAGACTAACAATTTAAATCTTAGATCCGCCTCTGAATTGAACTAATATTCACGTGGGCTAATAAATCAGTACCTCCTATTTAATTAAAGTCCCACATATGTCATTTTATGATTTCGTTAAAAGGAGTgacatgcaaaactctgccttacatgcaaaactctacctgcaAGTGGAGTTTTACATGCAAAATTCTCCCTTGCGAATCCAAATCTCTGCCTTacgaaattcttttttttttttttttactgagctgggatTTGAACCAAAACCTTGGGGTATAGGCggagggtaaaaattaaagaccacccatttgagggacaaaaattaaagaccagtgctttcGAAGGGCAATctgtgtataaaaaaaaaacatttgtaGCACGAGTTGTCCAATGACCCATCACGAACTAGGCGAATCTcaatgggcaatttgcaggattattATTCACTTggaatggtctttaatttttaatttttgtctctcaaattgatggtcttaAACTGTTGCCCTTAACTTTGAGATTAGTACCCACATATATACACGTTTTAAATGGGCGAACTAAACAGTAAACTCATATAAAAAAGTGACTAAACAGTAAGCTCCTGTGTGAAGTTCGGCTACTTTCTGTACACCACAAGTCGAAGGTGTAGCAATTGATTTGATTCGCAAGCTTTTCCACTAAGTTAATGATGATTCGTCCTTTTTGGTTATTTTTGCTTTTCGTTGTATATGGTAAGAGTAGTCGCGTGCGCCTAAAAGATCCCAAGTTTAAGTCCTAATTATTGccttctattcttttgtattAGCGTCATTTAATCCGGGCTTATTAcgaataaaattaaatttgtaatttttttttcactttttgtgatattaagttattgaaagattagtTCGACATTTTTTGTAAATTCCTTAAAACTAAAGGCTCTCCAAAAACTTATTAAATtgcacaaaaatatttaaaattgaaCAAAGACTttttttatccttattttagacttttttttttttttaccattactTATTTATTGGATTTTATTTAGATTTAGACTTCGGAAATTTCTTGAGATTCAACTTAGTTGTAACATATGTGTGATTAAAAACATTTGTTATGAACgataacattttctttcaaaaagaagaaaaataatttggttCAAGAGACATCAATTATATGTGCTACATTTATTCTTTTGCTGAGATGTTAGTAGatgttattttcatttaaaatatacaaaatacaaaatcTGAAGAGAATTAATTAGTTTTGTTAATATAATTAAACCCTTTTGCTTTCAAAAAAGTTATGTGATGAGAAAATGacatttcttccttttgttAGTTTATAAGTGGaacattattttataaaatgtaaatTCTAATATTTTTTACACAAAAATTAAAGCTTCAACTCTTCATGATTTAATCATGTTTCCCTATGCTAAACAAATCACTACCTAATCCTTTTTAACCCCCTCCCCGtccacagaaaaaaaaaaaaaaacaatactcaaaaaatatagaaaatgtTTGCTCCCTTTTGTTACAATTTTTTGATAGTATTACTATTGCttggaaaactaaaaaaatatgtaaTATTTGGGACACATGCATAaaatctttcattttctttaactATACACATCAATTATAATTGGAACAATTATGACAGGTTATTGAGGctaatgtgtataattaaaggaggaTGACATATTTTAAGTCGTTAACTTATCTATGTAATAGGCACTTGAGAATACacgcaaaaatatttttaaaatttaaacagaAAATGTCTAATAGAAACACCTTCATGGGTTCAAGTGCTTAATTGAAACAAGTCGTAATTTAtgagttcaaataaaatttgccggcaaattttaaaaatgtataaaGCCAATAAAGCAATATATAGTAGGAGAAAAATGAGACATATAAAAGAAGTTATAGCACATTCCACATCACTCTCGCCAGTAGATAAGCAATAAAAGACAACCAtaagattgaatttggaagagaagccTTTTGGTTAGTAATCATTAGTTGGAATCTAACCGAGGGACGACAAAATCTTTCGATTCTCCCTTATCATAAGTAGTAATATATTGCACTGGAAAGAAGTCCTCCCTCTCTCTATTTTACTCGTAGACATAACTAGAGGCAGAGCTAGGAGTTTCGAGTCCCCTTCAATTGAAAATTTATACGGTATATTCatggttaaaaattaattttatgtatattatatagtAATATTGAATTATCGTAACTtctttgtgtgtttacttttttatattttaaattttcttagtGAAAATCATGGCTCTTCCCGCACCACTGAACATAAACATAACAAATTGGGCATTATAATGTACTTAATTAGGATTATATCAATTAAATATGCAGTTTTTGTTGATAATACGATATGTAATAACGGACCACTCTATTCCTCACAAGGCACTTGTCCTTATCCTTCGGGTACCTTATTATCGATATTAATATATTAAGGGTaaaggtgtaaatatacccccaactttgcgatttagagcagatatacccctcttTATAAAAGaggtgtatatatacccctaccgttacaaAATGATGCATATATACCCCTGCCATTACAAATGGTGCAAACATACCCTTTTTTTGTGAcagggtttttttttaaaaatcatttaggttatattttaattaaaaaaaaaatgtcacgtgactttaaaaaaaagtctaaccattttttttgagtagacatactccacatagtaattttttttttcctgatggGTCGGGTCtaattagtttaaaaaaatggatagacttatttttttaaagtcatggagatatttttttaaacgaaccataCCCGACACacctggaaaaaaaattaccatggctttagaaaaatatgtctactaaaaaaaataggtagacattttttaaagtcacgtgccgatttttttaattaaaaaaaataacttaaatgattttaagaaaaaactCTCGTCAACGAaaaaaggtatatttgcaccattttataacggcatgggtatatatacaccacttttataaCAAGGGATATATCTGATCTAAATCGCAAAAATCGTTTTCGAAGGATATATTAATATAGAAGGCAAGCATTACTGCATAACACCTTGCGGTCTGCTAACGAATTTCCTAGCCATGTTTTGTGGAGTAGCGAGGAAATTTGAGAACCATCTCACTACTGAACTAAATTgacaacaaaaaagaaatcaattttTTCAGAAGAGTAAgtgtagtaaaaaaaaaaaaaaagtgagatttTACTGACCCTAAGGAAAGAACTTCCTGGAATTATCTAATAACAAGATTTCCTCTGCCTTCCTGAGTTTTGATGACTGCTTTGGCATTCATAGCAAGGTGGAATACCTTGAATACATTAATCACAGGCCATCATGTCAAATTCTAAAGAAGATTTTACTAATTTATAAAAGACAGAAAATCAGAAATTAACTTGAGAATATCAAAACCAAGGGACCAAATTCGAGTTTTGGGTTAAAATTGTCCCTTATCTATGTAAGTAGGTTcattttggtccctcaaatatTAACTGAAAGATATTTGATTTCTTATCTGTGGGAGTAGGCTCATTTTAATCCCTCAAATATAACGCTAAGCATATTTAATCCCTTAACTATGCTAAAATGGGGCACTTTTAGTTTCCCAATAAAccgtttaaaaaataattcggCTAAATCCATGACACTACTTGACTTGTAAGAGGCTAAACCCATTGGACAAAAATATTAAACTCCTTCGCCTTTCTCCCTAACTTCATATGAAGAAACACTTCACCAGAAAAAGCCCTAGCCTCTCTGTAAAAAGCTTCAATTGGCTGGAAGAAGAGGAAGCTGGTTCTTTAAAACAGGCAGAAACTTTATCTAATATATTGAAATTTTGCATGCACATGCTTCTGAAAAAAATTGGAGTGGTTCCACCAATTAAGATAATTTATAGCAGTtgttaaaaagaattttgatttttttaatatttaacaaaaaaaactttaaattcACATGCTTTCAAAATAAGTGGAACGGTTCCATGTGTGCTGCCAGATTACCGTTTAAGAGTTGGTTACTAATCATATGATCCAAATATTATGAGTTGCTTTGCTAATATCTTATATGAGTTgcatttttttagaaaaatgccGTTACTCTTTGCATTTTATCTGATGGGTTTAGCCTTTTACGAGTCACGTGAGTGTCACATGGGTTTAGTACCGTTACTTTTTAAACGGGTTCTATTAGCGGAACCAAAAGTGTCTCACTTTAACATAGTTAAGGGATTAAATATGCTTAGCGTTATATTTGAGGGACCTAAATgaacctactcccatagataagggacaATAAAACTCGACCAAATTCATTTGGAGGCTCATTTCACTGTGTTTAATTAGAAGTAGCTGCAACCTGCAAGTAGCAGAAGCTCCTCTAAAGGAGCTCAACAAACCACTAGATAGatcaattttgaagaaaattttcgAAAATATTTTAACTGGCTTAATCTCCATTATTATATACCAAAGGAAATACAAGAATTGATTTCCGGCGAAATAATTTTTACAATATCAAGCTAAAGAGCCTACTTTTCACTCCATTACAAGAGTAAACTATGCTATTCTATCAGGTAAGTCGATGTTGCTAGGTTAACACGTTAATATCATGTTTTACTCCAAAAGACCACACTCGAATGGCGAAGACACCCACCAAAAGAAGAGAGGGGAAAGAAGAAGTGAAAGGTGAGTCTATGGTCGCAGATAGAAAGACAAAAACCATGATAGATGCACCAACACTTCACAGGTCCAAGGTAGAAATGAGGTACCTGTGAGGCTACTAGGAAGGAAGGTCATGGGCACATAAACAAGGTGCAAACATGACTAGTGTATGATTCGGGCTTCAGCAAAACAAGAATAGTGAAATGTGGACCGACGAGATAAGCATAATGACCTTGGTAGCAACTCATAATGTAGGACATGAGGTCTACTTAGCATTTCAAAGATATTCATCAGCCCAGAATTCCTTTCAGAGATGTAACCGAACTTCCAAGATACAAGCCACTAGTATATTTCACAAATATAGACACAAAATGAGGTGGATGAAAGAAATGGAAGAGAGTGATtttctttaaggagattcaataACTATCACTATACATACAAGCCAACTGAATGCGGCAACAATTAACGACGGAACTGTACAAAGAGATCATCAATATTTGACACATAATTATAGatacaacatacataaaaagGTAAGTGACGCCAACAAGATGACGAATAAGCTCACCTCTCCTAAAAACTTCTTTCAGAGGGAGACCAGAAGAGAGTCAATGATTGAGCTCACCAACCCATTAATGTTCTTCTGACTCTGTCTACTATCTGATTTCTACCAGCCATACAAGACAAGTCAAATCTACAATTTTCGTCTAAAAGGAATCTGTAAAACTCCCACTCACGATCACTTGTACAATGCCTTCCGATTTCCGCCTGCAAGAAGATATTAAAGGTCATCCACCACGAGAAGAGGAATTAAGTGATATAGTGAACCATCTGGAgctataaaattaaaaacatggGCAAGCACACCGGGTCTATATGGGAGGTTAGTTTCTTAAAGAGATAATGTCTccattcaattttatttagAGCTTTGTCCTTTAAGTAAAGATGAAATACAAAAGCAATTCGTCACTTGAAATGTTCCTTCACCACTAGATACTTACCGAGAAGATGCAGATCCCAAGGGTCTTCAATGCCAGTGTAACGTCATAGAAAACACGTGGTCTACCCTTTCCAGATAGCTCCACAGGATTAGCAACCAAAAGTTCAGTATCTGGCCCACGATTTGTGATAATTACACGTAGAGGATGAAGCATTTCCACCTTTAAGCGGGAACAAAGAGCATCTCGTTTATCTGGATCCacaatttttttcccatcctTCAGCCGAATAAAAAGGTCTAATTCCCTCTGACCCTTATTAACCGGTGAAAATCGACCATAAGAGATCTAAACACAAGAGGAAAGATCAACTATCAGACTAACCAGCATGCTTTTCTAATTCATTATATCCCGGACATAACTCAAAGACAAGTAGAAATCCAAAACCGGGATGAGAGCAACAGATTTGGAGGGGAAAAAGTCATCTATGAATAACCAACTTTTTAGATCTTTGGCAAGTTGTTAAAGAACAAAGTTTAGCTTTAGATATCATTAAAACAGTAACGGGAAGAATCAtgttcttccttcttttggtaGGTAAACAAGTATCACGTTTTCGTTACAGAAGACACAAACTTACAATAATAATTACCTACCAAGAGTACATTATTTCTTCTATCACGTTTTGGCTTTCTACCTTTAGTTGACATATTTGCTTTTCATGAAAAACATGCGAGGCCATCTCTGTGTTGTAGAAGAATAGAAGAAAGGATAAAGTTGTACTGAGAAAGTATAAGTAGGACCATTAAACTTCGGGATTTGAAATATATCAGAACTTTCAGTTAAAGGAATGCGGACAACAATTAGAACACACCATAAAGGAAAGTAGGGCATTCTAGAGAGGTAGTGCCATTTTATGTGAGAGGTTAAAGACTATAAAATGAAGATATTTGGCGGAAAAAGATCAGCACCTACCACTGCGTAAGGAGATAAAATAAGATTACCGAAGGATGCTTCTGCATAGGTATAATGTTTTACCATTTCATCAAAGTGGAGAGGAGACCGAAGACAAAATTGGCAATATCATTGAGCTTGCATCCCTAGATTTCTATATAGCAATTCTAGTGCTTAAGGTCGAATGTTTGCTAGGATACTTTTAGTTTTGTTAAAGATCTAGATGCAAGTAGAAAATGTAGAGAATTTCTAGCGCTAGAGAAACTATTCTTTTAAGTATTATACTGATATGGGTTCAAATGGAGCAACATTGTCAATGAGTATTCATATAATTGACCCAAACTTGCTTAGGATCAAGGCATAGTTATCTTTCTTTTCTGGAAAGGGGGTTGAAGCACAATTATCGTTATTGTTGTAGTAGAAAATAATGCAATTATTGACTTTAAATTCATTGAAGTTGGGAAGAAATAAATTCAAGTCAACACAGCCACTAATAGTATACTCTCGCAACTACAAACAACAAAAATGATAGGGGAAAGATAATAAGAAGCATATAATTGTTAAATGTAAAAGTCAGTACCTGAATATTGCAGTCTTTCAATGTGCGCATAATGTCATAAAGAAAACCCTTGTGATCAACACAACCGATCTGAAGCAATGTATGCCCTGGGCTCAGGGAATTATCTATTGTCACACTAGCCTTCTTCAACTGCGTCATATCTGGGCTAAGAGCTTGTGTGCGAAATTCATTATCTGATAGTTCACACCTAAATAATTCCTCAGAAACAGatggagaaagagaagagataCTATGAAGGTGATCATACTGCGGGCCTGCTAACTGAAGCTCACAACTACATGATTGGCCCAGAACATCATACAACTGTTTGTATGTTTCATTTTGCCTCTCTTTTGTGTGTAAGAGCTCCCTGAACATGAAATAAGATGGAAAGGTTTAAAATGAAGAGACCTCACTGTCCGTAGCTATTAGATCTTTAACTCATACAGTACAAAAGCAGAAATTTTGTGCTGAAGGATCTAAATTTACAAAAACCAGAACTATATTACAGACTTTGACTGCTTAATATCTTAAGAATATTTCATTTCATATCCCATCATCTGGTAATAGACATAGGAGGAACGCTAAGGATTAAAGCGggaaaagataaaagaaaacaCCATCTGCGGATTCTATTTTTGTTAGTCCAATATAAATATGGACGAAAAA encodes:
- the LOC132065725 gene encoding ACT domain-containing protein ACR9-like — translated: MGLPMDDAVVIQKGKRPGEPYVITVNCPDKTGLGCDICHTILDFGLYITKGDVSTDGIWCYVLLWVVPHSSSSIVRWVNLKERLLSVCPSCSVSFYLNEPSPRAASSPVYLLTFCSRDRRGLLHDVTQVLCELELTIQRVKVTTTPDDRVLDIFFITDNLELLHTKERQNETYKQLYDVLGQSCSCELQLAGPQYDHLHSISSLSPSVSEELFRCELSDNEFRTQALSPDMTQLKKASVTIDNSLSPGHTLLQIGCVDHKGFLYDIMRTLKDCNIQISYGRFSPVNKGQRELDLFIRLKDGKKIVDPDKRDALCSRLKVEMLHPLRVIITNRGPDTELLVANPVELSGKGRPRVFYDVTLALKTLGICIFSAEIGRHCTSDREWEFYRFLLDENCRFDLSCMAGRNQIVDRVRRTLMGW